A single genomic interval of Gammaproteobacteria bacterium harbors:
- the tsaD gene encoding tRNA (adenosine(37)-N6)-threonylcarbamoyltransferase complex transferase subunit TsaD: MLVFGIESSCDDTGVALYHSQRGLIGHALYSQTELHAQYGGVVPELASRDHVRKLLPLLKQLLADTNTTLTDIDAIAYTAGPGLAGALLVGASLGKSLAFALQKPAIAVHHMEGHLLAPMLSHNKPAFPFIALLVSGGHTQLIRVAHLGSYELLGDTLDDAVGEAFDKTAKLLGLPYPGGPALAQLALSGVKGRFKFPHPMTDRPGLDFSFSGLKTFALNTFQQHQHEPNIKADIALAFQTAAVETLIIKCRRALEQTGMKRLVVAGGVGANTALRSGLKELLTKLNGEVFFPESIFCTDNGAMIAYAGCQHLLLGEKDHDDAIVVHPRWEL, encoded by the coding sequence ATGTTAGTTTTCGGCATTGAAAGCTCCTGCGACGACACTGGCGTCGCTCTATATCATAGTCAACGCGGGCTAATTGGTCACGCGCTATACAGCCAAACAGAATTACACGCGCAATACGGCGGCGTAGTACCCGAGCTGGCTTCTCGAGATCACGTGCGCAAGTTACTACCTTTATTAAAGCAATTACTTGCTGACACCAATACCACACTCACTGATATTGATGCGATCGCTTATACCGCAGGCCCTGGATTAGCCGGCGCGCTATTAGTCGGCGCAAGTTTAGGAAAGAGTTTGGCATTTGCGTTACAAAAACCCGCTATTGCCGTGCACCACATGGAAGGGCATTTGCTGGCACCGATGTTAAGTCATAATAAACCCGCTTTTCCGTTTATTGCCTTATTAGTGTCTGGTGGGCATACGCAATTGATTCGCGTTGCTCATCTTGGAAGCTATGAGTTATTAGGAGATACGCTGGACGACGCCGTGGGTGAAGCCTTCGATAAAACGGCTAAATTATTAGGCTTACCCTATCCTGGAGGCCCTGCATTAGCCCAATTAGCGCTTTCTGGAGTTAAGGGACGCTTTAAATTTCCGCATCCTATGACCGACCGACCTGGTTTGGATTTTAGCTTTAGTGGTTTAAAGACGTTTGCGCTCAACACCTTCCAACAACATCAACACGAACCGAACATCAAAGCCGATATTGCGCTGGCGTTTCAAACTGCAGCCGTTGAAACGCTGATCATTAAATGCCGCCGCGCTTTGGAACAAACTGGCATGAAACGCCTGGTAGTTGCCGGTGGCGTGGGTGCAAATACCGCATTGCGAAGCGGATTGAAAGAATTGCTCACCAAACTCAATGGCGAAGTATTTTTCCCAGAATCTATTTTCTGCACCGATAATGGCGCAATGATCGCTTATGCCGGTTGTCAGCATTTACTTTTAGGCGAAAAAGACCACGATGATGCGATTGTGGTGCATCCACGATGGGAATTATGA
- the plsY gene encoding glycerol-3-phosphate 1-O-acyltransferase PlsY, producing MLSVIVIIIAYLLGSVSSAIVVSKLMRLPDPRSSGSGNPGATNVLRVGGKRAGVITLLGDVLKGLVPVMIAKALDFSDTAVAITALAAFLGHLYPVYFGFKGGKGVATGLGILLGLSPVLGGIVLGIWLLILAVFRYSSLAALTAVVLGLFYAWGEVPTDYYLVYLVVTIAILWRHRANIIRLIQGTETKVGQR from the coding sequence ATGTTAAGCGTAATTGTAATCATTATTGCCTACCTATTAGGATCAGTTTCTAGCGCGATTGTAGTCTCAAAATTAATGCGTCTTCCTGATCCGCGGTCTTCTGGTTCCGGCAATCCGGGTGCGACTAATGTCTTGCGAGTTGGGGGTAAGCGCGCCGGAGTGATTACGCTGCTGGGTGATGTGTTGAAAGGATTGGTTCCTGTCATGATAGCTAAAGCCCTCGACTTTTCCGATACTGCCGTAGCAATCACGGCATTAGCAGCGTTTTTAGGTCACTTATATCCAGTCTATTTTGGTTTCAAAGGTGGCAAAGGCGTGGCGACGGGTTTGGGCATTTTGTTGGGCTTGAGTCCCGTCTTGGGTGGTATTGTGTTAGGCATCTGGTTGTTGATTTTAGCGGTGTTTCGTTACTCTTCTTTAGCGGCGTTAACAGCTGTGGTCTTAGGATTGTTTTATGCCTGGGGTGAAGTGCCTACGGATTATTATTTGGTTTATTTAGTGGTGACTATTGCCATTTTATGGCGGCATCGTGCGAATATTATTCGGTTAATTCAGGGGACAGAAACGAAAGTTGGGCAGCGGTAA
- the orn gene encoding oligoribonuclease yields the protein MPKTQKPSNYLIWIDLEMTGLNPAHDRILELATLVTDNALNIVAEGPTFTIHQNETLLSGMDEWNTKHHNASGLVERVRHSTTTEAHAEEATIAFLTHYLKPGESPLCGNSIHQDRIFLARYMPQLEKFCHYRNLDVSTVKELARRWAPTLSFKKKSAHRALDDIKESIAELKFYNEHFFKC from the coding sequence ATGCCAAAAACACAAAAACCTTCCAATTATTTAATCTGGATCGATCTCGAAATGACCGGTTTAAATCCCGCGCATGATCGCATTCTAGAATTAGCGACTTTAGTGACAGACAATGCTTTAAATATTGTTGCTGAAGGCCCAACATTTACCATCCATCAAAATGAAACTTTATTATCCGGCATGGATGAATGGAACACTAAACATCATAATGCATCGGGTTTGGTCGAACGGGTTCGTCACAGCACAACTACTGAAGCACACGCAGAAGAAGCGACGATTGCATTTCTCACTCACTATTTAAAACCTGGCGAATCGCCATTATGCGGAAACAGCATTCATCAAGATAGAATTTTTCTTGCACGTTACATGCCGCAACTCGAAAAGTTCTGCCACTACCGCAATCTCGATGTCAGTACTGTGAAAGAGCTCGCACGTCGCTGGGCACCTACATTATCTTTCAAGAAAAAATCAGCACATCGCGCACTGGATGACATTAAAGAATCTATAGCGGAATTGAAGTTTTATAATGAGCATTTCTTCAAATGCTGA
- the queG gene encoding tRNA epoxyqueuosine(34) reductase QueG, which translates to MYVGVAVTLAESIKALGVQLGFQQVGITDTDLTAFDEYLLEYLKKGHHGDMDYMEKHGLLRLRPELLVPGTKSIIVVRMNYLPPNAHMQETLKDKTKAYIARYALGRDYHNLIRKRLKDFAKAITQLAGEHGYKVCVDSVPIMEKALAQKAGLGWTGKNTLILNKQVGSYFFLGALLTNLDLPRDTPMPEEHCGKCKACIKICPTAAIIAPYQLDARRCISYLTIESKGSIPVELRPLMGNRIFGCDDCQIICPWNRYAKITDEKDFHPRHQLDNRQLVDLFLLSEEEYTRLTEGSPMKRTGYEGWLRNIAVALGNAPYEEPIIDALKQRESHESELVREHVAWALDQHLKKCSL; encoded by the coding sequence ATTTATGTAGGGGTTGCAGTGACGCTGGCGGAATCCATCAAAGCATTGGGGGTGCAACTAGGCTTCCAGCAAGTGGGCATTACTGATACAGATCTGACCGCTTTTGATGAGTATTTGCTTGAATACTTAAAAAAAGGCCATCATGGTGATATGGATTACATGGAGAAACATGGCTTGTTGCGCCTGCGTCCAGAGCTGTTAGTGCCAGGAACCAAAAGTATTATTGTTGTACGGATGAATTACCTTCCCCCCAATGCTCACATGCAAGAAACCTTAAAAGATAAAACCAAAGCGTACATCGCGCGTTATGCATTAGGCCGTGATTATCATAATCTCATACGCAAACGCTTAAAAGATTTTGCTAAGGCGATTACCCAGCTTGCGGGAGAGCATGGTTACAAAGTATGTGTGGATAGTGTTCCGATTATGGAAAAAGCGCTGGCGCAAAAGGCAGGTTTAGGCTGGACAGGGAAAAACACCTTGATTCTCAATAAGCAAGTCGGGTCTTATTTTTTCTTGGGCGCATTATTAACGAATTTAGATTTGCCGCGTGATACACCGATGCCGGAAGAGCATTGCGGCAAATGCAAAGCGTGTATTAAGATTTGTCCGACTGCTGCAATCATTGCGCCGTATCAACTTGATGCGCGCCGCTGTATTTCTTATCTTACGATAGAATCCAAAGGCAGCATTCCTGTAGAGCTTAGGCCTCTTATGGGTAATCGCATTTTTGGTTGCGATGACTGTCAAATTATTTGTCCGTGGAATCGTTATGCGAAAATTACTGATGAAAAAGATTTTCACCCTCGACATCAGCTGGATAATCGGCAATTAGTCGATTTATTTTTATTATCGGAAGAAGAATATACGCGACTCACGGAAGGTTCGCCGATGAAGCGCACCGGTTATGAAGGATGGCTGCGTAATATTGCAGTGGCATTAGGCAATGCGCCTTACGAAGAGCCTATTATTGATGCATTGAAGCAGCGCGAGTCTCATGAATCCGAATTAGTTCGAGAGCATGTGGCGTGGGCGTTGGATCAGCATTTGAAGAAATGCTCATTATAA
- the tsaE gene encoding tRNA (adenosine(37)-N6)-threonylcarbamoyltransferase complex ATPase subunit type 1 TsaE codes for MRDLAKAHIVLANVSQVTTLANRFAQLLEDQATQYNKTPWIIFLEGDLGTGKTTFVRACLQAMGETGKIKSPTYTILESYEIKKWQIFHLDLYRLADPEELHFLGIEDHFTPDAIFFIEWPKKGLGVLPKPDIVLNYKFLAQGRALELTAFSQRALPLLESIHEICV; via the coding sequence ATGCGCGACTTAGCTAAAGCCCATATCGTGTTAGCCAATGTCTCACAAGTGACAACACTTGCGAATCGTTTCGCGCAATTATTAGAAGACCAAGCAACACAATACAACAAAACTCCATGGATAATCTTCTTGGAAGGCGATTTAGGCACAGGAAAGACCACTTTTGTACGCGCTTGTTTACAAGCCATGGGCGAAACAGGAAAAATAAAAAGCCCCACTTACACCATTCTTGAATCCTATGAGATTAAAAAATGGCAAATCTTTCATTTAGATTTATATCGCTTGGCGGATCCTGAAGAGCTGCATTTTCTGGGGATTGAAGATCACTTCACCCCCGATGCGATTTTTTTTATTGAATGGCCGAAAAAGGGCTTAGGTGTTTTACCAAAACCGGATATTGTATTGAATTATAAGTTTTTAGCGCAAGGTCGAGCACTCGAATTGACCGCTTTTTCGCAACGCGCGCTACCTCTCCTGGAGTCAATACATGAAATTTGTGTTTAA